A genomic segment from Terriglobales bacterium encodes:
- the mtaB gene encoding tRNA (N(6)-L-threonylcarbamoyladenosine(37)-C(2))-methylthiotransferase MtaB, translated as MATFYVENFGCRATQADGAAIERQLAEKGWRRRGDPRLVDVVVVNTCTVTSAADHDARAAIRRIHRQNPECRILVTGCYAQRAPQEVGSLPGVSWVVGNSHKHQIGEIALRAPGGNGQGFVPLGSLDGTGTVQVVGDIFAHTELLAAPVFEGDAAGERTRPNLKVQDGCDNRCSFCIIPSVRGQSRSLPQDEVLREMDALVAAGYREVVISGINLGRWGRDFERPQTFAGLVRAVVEKTGIERLRISSVEPMDWTDELIELVASSPRIAKHAHVPLQSGSDRILRLMHRKYRPWHYAARVRKIRKAMPTAAIGADVMVGFPGETDADFEDNRRFIESLPFTYLHVFTYSSRPGTPSARMAEQVEVAVRRERNRELRGLAAAKKRAFLEGFVGSTLSGITLNVREGEYTESLTDNYLKLMLRGRHGANQMVTARAESVQGEALLGSVC; from the coding sequence GTGGCGACGTTCTACGTGGAAAATTTCGGCTGCCGGGCGACCCAGGCCGACGGCGCCGCCATCGAGCGCCAACTGGCGGAGAAGGGCTGGCGGCGAAGAGGCGACCCCCGGCTGGTCGACGTGGTGGTGGTCAATACCTGCACGGTGACTTCGGCCGCCGACCACGACGCCCGCGCCGCCATCCGCCGCATCCATCGGCAGAACCCCGAGTGCAGGATCCTGGTCACCGGCTGTTACGCCCAGCGGGCGCCGCAGGAAGTCGGTTCCCTGCCCGGCGTGAGCTGGGTGGTGGGCAATTCCCATAAGCATCAGATCGGAGAGATCGCGCTGAGGGCGCCGGGGGGGAACGGGCAGGGGTTCGTGCCCCTCGGATCGCTGGACGGGACGGGGACGGTGCAGGTGGTGGGGGACATCTTCGCCCACACCGAACTGCTGGCAGCGCCGGTGTTCGAGGGCGACGCGGCCGGGGAGAGGACCCGGCCCAACCTGAAGGTGCAGGACGGCTGCGATAACCGGTGCTCGTTCTGCATCATCCCCTCGGTGCGGGGGCAAAGCCGTTCCCTGCCGCAAGACGAGGTGCTGCGCGAGATGGACGCGCTGGTGGCCGCCGGCTACCGCGAAGTGGTGATCTCGGGCATCAATCTGGGGCGGTGGGGCCGGGACTTCGAACGTCCGCAGACCTTCGCCGGCCTGGTGCGCGCCGTGGTGGAGAAGACCGGCATCGAGCGGCTGCGGATCAGCTCGGTGGAGCCGATGGATTGGACCGACGAGCTGATCGAGCTGGTGGCGTCGTCGCCGCGCATCGCCAAGCACGCGCACGTGCCGCTGCAGTCGGGCTCCGACCGCATCCTGCGGCTGATGCATCGCAAGTACCGCCCCTGGCATTACGCCGCGCGAGTGCGGAAGATCCGCAAGGCGATGCCGACCGCGGCCATCGGCGCCGACGTCATGGTGGGCTTCCCCGGCGAGACCGACGCCGACTTCGAAGACAACCGCAGATTCATCGAGTCCCTGCCCTTCACCTACCTGCACGTGTTCACTTATTCCTCGCGGCCCGGCACACCATCGGCCCGGATGGCGGAGCAGGTGGAGGTCGCGGTGCGGCGGGAGCGCAACCGCGAGCTACGCGGGCTGGCGGCGGCGAAGAAGAGAGCCTTCCTGGAGGGCTTCGTCGGCAGCACGCTGTCAGGCATCACGCTCAATGTGCGCGAGGGCGAATACACCGAAAGCCTCACCGACAATTACCTCAAACTCATGCTGCGCGGCCGCCACGGCGCCAACCAGATGGTGACGGCGCGCGCCGAGAGCGTGCAGGGCGAGGCGCTGCTGGGCAGCGTCTGCTGA
- the infC gene encoding translation initiation factor IF-3 yields MRTNERIRAREIRVIDSEGQQLGIMPPFEALKKAREQNLDLVEISPTAQPPVCRIMDYGKYLYEQEKKERAAKKHQKVITIKEVKFRINVDEHDYEFKKNHVLRFLEDGDKVKATIFFRGREMTHTNLGRNILDRLIKDVGDKGIVEFRPRMEGNTLHAILAPKKS; encoded by the coding sequence ATCCGCACCAATGAGCGCATCCGCGCCCGCGAAATCAGGGTCATCGATTCAGAAGGCCAACAGCTTGGGATCATGCCGCCTTTCGAAGCCCTGAAGAAAGCCCGGGAACAGAACCTCGACCTGGTAGAGATCTCGCCCACCGCCCAGCCGCCGGTCTGCCGCATCATGGACTACGGCAAGTACCTGTACGAGCAGGAGAAGAAGGAGCGCGCGGCCAAGAAGCACCAGAAGGTCATCACGATCAAGGAAGTGAAGTTCCGCATCAACGTGGACGAGCACGACTACGAGTTCAAGAAGAACCACGTGCTGCGCTTCCTGGAAGACGGCGACAAGGTGAAGGCCACCATCTTCTTCCGCGGCCGCGAGATGACCCACACCAACCTGGGGCGCAACATCCTGGACCGGTTGATCAAGGACGTCGGCGACAAGGGGATCGTGGAGTTCCGGCCGCGCATGGAGGGCAACACCCTGCACGCCATCCTGGCGCCGAAGAAGAGCTAG